TTTCGCACGCTCAAGTACTACCCTTAATGCCTGATTGGACTCTGGATCTGGTTCACCTTGTTTTGCCACTACATATATTTCCCGTCCGAACTTAGCATAAATCCGACTAGTATTAGCATCTTTTGACGCTTTTTTTTCTTTAATGTTATTCCACTTACGACCCATTATATTCCACTCTCTTTCATCATTGATATATACGAATAGATTATTAAGATACGGCCCTATGAGAAAACCCAACAGGGGAATTCCTTTGAAGATAGGCTATACGTTTACTAGATTATATTATACATCAATTGTATAATTTTGAAAAAGTCCTGCACAACCATCACTGGTATTTATCGGAGCCTTGCGCTATTTTATATGAATTACTTTGGAAAACATCAGCATTGGTATAGTATGAAGTTAACGGAAAGGAGAGATGATCCATGAAGGACAACCAAATCATCATAGGGATACCCGGTAAATGGAAGGACCGGACAGAATTGATTCAAACGGTCGCTTCCCAAAGTGAAGGGTATCTGTTAACCGGGAATGTTTTTCATAACAGCGATAAGAACATTACTTTTCAGGCTGAGATCCATGATTATGAACCCACTTTGAAAGAAAGCTTTTCCTACGCCAGTAAAGACGCCTTTTCGGAAAATGCATTAGAGGAGATCAATGACCATACCTTTACCGTTTATATAATAGCCGATGTATCCGATACCGGAACTGTTATCGATTTGATCGATGCCGGGGCAGCGATCCTAAGGGCAGGCGGAATGGCAGTGAAAATAGAAACGGCTGGAATTGCCCATTCAAAGGAAGATTGGCAGCATCTTCATCATAGCCCCGATATTCTCTCGGTATATGCCCATTTTGTCACGATCATCGGAGAGGAAGATTATTATTGTTCATTCGGAATGAAAGCTTTTGGTCTTCCGGATGCCGTGACACTTAACACGATGAGTCCGAAAGAGGCGGCTGCCCTGCTTAACACATTTAATTATTACCATTTAGGTGAACGTCCTCTCTTTAAGAATGGCGAAACCTTTAGCATTCAACAAGATGCACCCGACTTTATATTGACGGGCCTTCAGGACTTTAGATATGAAGAAGACCATCCCTTCTACAACCCGTTAGGATTATGGAATTTAGGGACAAGTAAATAGAGGAGCGATTCGCTCCCCCCAGACTGTAGATAAATTCGCATAAAGCGAGTTTGCCTGCAGTTTTTTTATTTAAAGGCTTTGTTAAAAGATTAATGTTGATTTTTGAACAAATAAAAGAGACCACCTTTTGGTGGTCTTCTTAAGTGCATCCTATGGAACTAACGCACCCGTTAGTTCATTAAGAAAAGGTTGCTTCAACAACCTCCCTTATTGATGTAAAGCACGTATTCCCTGACTTTCTTTGAGTGTGGGGTGTTGAGAAAGTATCTTGCTGAAAAGATCGAGACTTATCTTTTTATTCAGCTACCTAAGCCAAGTGAGTATCCAAATGTTTTAAAAAT
The DNA window shown above is from Peribacillus sp. FSL P2-0133 and carries:
- a CDS encoding DUF4261 domain-containing protein translates to MKDNQIIIGIPGKWKDRTELIQTVASQSEGYLLTGNVFHNSDKNITFQAEIHDYEPTLKESFSYASKDAFSENALEEINDHTFTVYIIADVSDTGTVIDLIDAGAAILRAGGMAVKIETAGIAHSKEDWQHLHHSPDILSVYAHFVTIIGEEDYYCSFGMKAFGLPDAVTLNTMSPKEAAALLNTFNYYHLGERPLFKNGETFSIQQDAPDFILTGLQDFRYEEDHPFYNPLGLWNLGTSK